The DNA segment TGATGACGGGCGCCTGGCCGGGGCGGAACTCCGACAGGCCGAAGTGCCGCACCAGTCCCCGCTGGGCATCTTCGAGGAAGGGCAGGGACTCCGTCATCGCGCGCATGTTCACCATCCTGGATCGGCCGTCAACGCCAATCCCCTCCGTGGGCACCGGTGCCCCCACCTCACAGCTCGAGCCCCGGAGGAAGGGGAACCGCCAGCGCGGCCCGTTTCCGCGCCACCTCCTGGCGCAGCGCCTCCGTCCGCTCCGGGTCCAGGCGGCCGTCCACGACGACGTCCCCCTCGCGCGCCCCCGGCGGCAGCCGCCAGCGCTCCACCGTGCAGGCCTGCCCCCCGTCGGCCCGCACCACCTGGGCCCGCGTGTCCTCCAGCACCTCCACGCGCACGGGGCTTGTCCCCAGCGCCAGCAGCACGCCCGCCCCCATCACCAGCCCCCGCCCGTGACGCACTTGCGCCGTCCCTCCCGCTCGCTGTCCGGCAGGATGCCCCGCTCCAGCATCGACACGAACGCGCTGTCCCCCACGACGACGTGGTCCAGGAGCTTCACGCCCAGGAGCCCCGCGGCCCGCGCCAGGTGCTCCGTGAGCCCCACGTCCTGGACGCTGGGCTCCGGGTCTCCCGAAGGGTGGTTGTGCGCGAACACGATGGCCGTGGCCCGCGAGGCGAGCACCGCGGCGAACACCTCGCGCGGATCCACCGGGCACGCGCTCAGCGTCCCTTCCGCCACCCGGGCGTCGTGCACCAGCACGTTGCGCGGGTTGAAGCACAGCACGTGGAACACCTCGCGCCTCAGCGCGCCCAGCGTGGGGGCCAGGTACGCGTGCACCTCCTTCGGGTTCCGCAGCCGGGGCCGCTTCTCCGCGGAGCGCTGCGCGCGCCGTCCCAGCTCCAGCGCCGCCAGCAGCCGGGACGTGCGGGCCGGCCCCACGCCCCGCCGTGCGCACAGCACGCGCGGATCCTCCTGCACCAGCGCCTTGAGCCCGCCCCTCGCCACGCCGTCCGCCGCGTCCCCCAACCCCTCCGTCCACAGGAGCCCCAGGAGCTCCAGGTCGGTGAGGGCCTCCGCGCCCAGCCGGAAGAGGCGCTCTCGCGCATCCCCCAGCGCCGAGCCGCGCGCCCTCACCGACCTGCCATTCGTGGCCTCCCCTTCGCCCGGCTCCGCCCACGCCTCACCGCCCTGTTCCATCCCGCCTCCCTCCACGCGGCGTGGGCTTGAGCAAGGCACGTGCCTTCGGGGTTCACTCCCGGACACCGTTGACGTGCCCGTCCAGCAACGCGCGAAGCGGCCCGGTGGCGGGACGGACAGCGATGCTCCACCCGCACTCCTGGCGTGCGAGGAGCCAAGAAGCGCGGCGGATGGCTAGAAGCGGGAGATGGCGAAGAAGCCCTTGATCTTCTCGTTCGTCTCTCGAAGCCGCTCGCTCAGCGTGCGGACGAACGTCCACAGGAGGACGTAGGCCAGGTCCTTGTCCGTGAACATCAGCTGGTCCAGCTTCGCGCGCTCGATGACCCACACCGTGCACGAGCTGTGGGCGATGGCGTCCGCGGAGCGGGGCGAATCCTCGATGACCGCCATCTCTCCGAAATACTGGCCGGGTTCGAGGATGGCGAGCGCCTCCTCCCCGATGCCCGGCACGGATTTGGAAATGCGCACCTTGCCGTCGGCGAGGATGAACATGTCCTGGCCGGTGTCGCCCTCGCGGAAGATGAAATCCCCGGCGGTGTGGGTCCGGGACTGGGCAATCCGGGCGACCTTGGCGAGCTGGCCCTGGGTCAATCCCTCGAAGAGCGCAACCTTCTTGAGGACAGCGGCATCCATGGGGTCCAGGTTCGTATCATGGCCAGGACGGCGGCGTCTGTTACCGTCCGGGCCCGTCAACGTATGAGCGCAGGAGGCGCCGTGTCGCAGGACAAGATCCAGAAGGTCACCATCATCGGCTCGGGCCCGGCGGGCTACACCGCCGCCATCTACGCGGCGCGCGCCAACCTGGAGCCCGTGGTGTTCGCTGGCGGCCCCACCCTGGAGCACCCCCAGCGCGTCCCGGGCGGCCAGCTCATGGTCACCACCGACGTGGAGAACTATCCCGGCTTCCCGGAGGGCATCACCGGTCCGGAGCTGATGGAGCGCTTCCAGAAGCAGGCGGAGCGCTTCAACACCGTCATCCACATGGAGAACATCACCAAGGTGGACTTCTCCCAGCGGCCCTTCCTGCTGGAGAGCGAGAGCGGCATCCAGGTGCGCTCGGAGACGGTCATCATCTCCACGGGCGCCACGGCCAAGTGGCTGGGCGTCAAGGGCGAGGACACCTACAAGAACCGCGGCGTGTCCGCGTGCGCCACCTGCGACGGCGCCTTCTACAAGAAGCAGGACGTGCTGGTGGTGGGCGGCGGCGACACGGCCATGGAAGAGGCCACGTACCTGGCGAAGATCGTCAACCACGTCACGCTTATCCACCGCCGCGACTCGCTGCGCGCGTCCAAGGTGATGCAGGAGCGCGCGCTCAACAACCCGAAGATCTCCTTCATGTGGAACTCCGCAGTGGAGGAGGTGGTGGGCAACGCGAAGGGGATGACGGGCGCCGTGGTGCGCAACCTCAAGACGGGGGATAGCCAGCTCGTGAACGCGCACGGCCTGTTCGTCGCCATCGGCCACACGCCGAACACGGAGCTGTTCCAGGGCATCCTGGAGACGCACCAGGGCGGCTACCTGAAGACGATTCCGGGCAGCACGCGCACCAACATCGAGGGCGTCTTCGCCTGCGGCGACGTGCAGGACAGCTACTACCGCCAGGCCATCACCGCGGCGGGCACGGGCTGCATGGCCGCCATCGACGCGGAGCGCTGGCTCATCGAGCACGGCGAGTAGGCCCCTCCTTTTCCTTTCCGTCCTTAGGCGAGACGACACGCGCATGAAGACGAAGCAGAAGACGGTGGCGGTGCACGCGGGCTCCCGGCTCACCGGGAGCAAGGCCGTGCCCGTCATCCCGCCCATCTTCCCGGCGGCGGTGAACTGGTTCGACAGCAGCGACGACCTGTCCGACGCGCTGGACGGAAAGGACTACGCCTACGCCCGCATCAGCGCGCCCAACGCCGCGCTGCTGGAGGAGGCGGTGGCGGCGCTGGAGGGCGCGGAGGCCTGCGTCGCCTACGCCAGCGGCATGGCCGCGCTGCGCTCGCTGTTCGACGCGCAGCCGTGGAAGGCCGGGGACGTGCTGGTGATGCCCACGGACGGCTACGGCGTCACCCGGGCGCTCTACAAGAACCTGTGCGCCCGCTGGGGCGTGGAGCTGGGCCCGCTCAACCAGACGGACGCGGACGCACCCGCGCGCATCCGGGAGTGGCGCCCGCGCCTGGTGCTGGCGGAGAGCATCTCCAATCCGCTGCTGCGCGTGCCGGACATCCGCGCGCTCGCGGAGGCGTGCCGGGACGCGGGGGCGGTGTTCGCGGTGGACGCGACGTTCCCGTCGCCCTTCGGCCAGCGCGCGCTGGAGCTGGGCGCGGACTACGCGGTGCAGTCCACCAGCAAGTGGCTCAACGGCCACAGCGACGCGCTGGGCGGCACGGTGAGCGGTTCCAAGGCGCGCATCGACCCGCTGCGGTCGGCGCGCATCCTGTCCGGCGACGTGCTGGGCCCCTTCGAGGCGTGGCTCACGCTGCGCGGCCTGCGCACGCTGCCCGTCCGCATGAAGGCCCACAACGAGCACGCCGCCCATGTGGCGAAGCGGTTGTCGGACTCGCCGCTGCTGGAGCGGGTCATCTACCCGGGCCTCTCTTCCCATCCGGACCACGCGGTGGCGGCGCGGGTGCTGGAGGGCGGCTTCGGGCCCATGGTGGCGTTTGAAATCAAGGGCGCGGGGCAGAAGGAAGGCGACCGGTTCCTGGAGGCGCTGCGGGTGGCCAAGCCCGGGCCTTCACTGGGAGACGTGGGCACGCTGGTGATGCACGCGGCCAGCGCCAGCGCCCGCCGGATGACGCCCCAGGAGCGCGCGCAGGCGGGCATCCGCGACAGCCTCATCCGCGTGTCCGTGGGGCTGGAGGATCCGGACGACGTGGCGGACGACCTGCTCGCCGCGGTGGCGAAGGGGGCCGGCCGGTGAAGATGGTGGACGTCGGCGACAAGCCGAAGACGGAGCGCGTGGCGGTGGCCACCGCGCGCCTCAGGATGCTGCCCGCGACGCGTGAGCGCATCCTGGCGGGGAAGGTGGAAAAGGGGGACGTGCTCGCGGCGGCGCGGCTCGCCGGCATCATGGCCGCCAAGCGCACCCCGGACTTCGTGCCCCTGTGCCACCCCATCGCGCTCGCGGGCGTGGACGTGACGCTCGCGCCGGTGGACGAAGGGCTGGAGATCCGCGCGCGGGTGAAGACGGTGGACCGCACGGGCGTGGAGATGGAGGCGCTCACGGCCGCGTGCGCGGCGGCGCTCACCGTCTATGACATGTGCAAGAGCGTGGACCGGGGCATGGTCATCGAAGCGGTGCAGCTGGACCACAAGTCCGGCGGCCGCTCCGGCACGTGGGAGCGCGAGGAAAAGGCCGCGTCGCCCAGGCCCGCCGCCGCGCCGAAGTCCCGCCGCAAGACGTCCCGGCCCCGCGCCGCGCGCTGAGGCTCAGGGCGCGGCCTGGCGCTTCGCTTCCGCGCGCAGCCGCTCCAGGAAGAAGGCCACCACCACCAGCGAGTGCGTGATGTGGCCTTCCAGGATGAGCCGGGGCAGGTCCGCTCTCGGGTACAGCTCCACGGCGATGTCCTCGCCGTCGTCCGGGTTCCCGTCGCTCACGCGCTCGCAGTCGAGCGCCAGGTAGCTGAAGCAGCGGTTGGACTGGAAGGCCGGGTTGGGGTGCACGTCGCCCAGCGGCTCCAGCCGTCCGGCGCGGTAGCCCGTCTCCTCCTCCAGCTCGCGCACGGCGGCCGTGGCCGGGTCCTCTCCAGGGTCGATGACGCCGCCCGGCACCTCCAGCGTCGGCGCGTCGATGCCGAAGCGGAACTGGCGCACCATCACCAACTCGTCCTGCTTCGTCACCGCGATGACGTTCACCCAGTCCGCGCACTCCAGCCGCACGCGCCCGTGCTCCAGGTTCGTGCGCGGGTCGGCCACCACGTCCTCGCGCACCTGCACCACCGTGAAGTCGTGCACCAGCCCGCGGCGCAGGCGCGGCCAGGGCTTCACCTTCGACTCGGACGCGGACGCCATGCGGGGGTTCCCTTTCAGTTGAGCAGCTCGGCCCGCTCGCGCAGCTCCCGCGCGGACAGCTCCAGGCGCTCGCGGTCCGGCGCGTCCGGCGACAGCTCCAGGCAGCGCTCCACGTCCTTCAGCGCCGCGCGGAAGGCGCCCATCGTGGTGAGCAGCGACGCGCGCGTGCGCAGTTCGCCCGGGTGGTCCGGGGCCAGGAGCAACAGCAGGTCCACCACCGCCAGCCCCTGCTGGCTGTCGTCGCGCCCCAGGTACACGCGGCGCAGGTTGGACAGCATGCGGTACGCGATGAGCTCCACCGGCGCGGGCGCGAGCATCGCCCGGTCGAACTTGAGCTGCGGCGCCACGCGCTTGAGC comes from the Corallococcus caeni genome and includes:
- the radC gene encoding RadC family protein, which produces MEQGGEAWAEPGEGEATNGRSVRARGSALGDARERLFRLGAEALTDLELLGLLWTEGLGDAADGVARGGLKALVQEDPRVLCARRGVGPARTSRLLAALELGRRAQRSAEKRPRLRNPKEVHAYLAPTLGALRREVFHVLCFNPRNVLVHDARVAEGTLSACPVDPREVFAAVLASRATAIVFAHNHPSGDPEPSVQDVGLTEHLARAAGLLGVKLLDHVVVGDSAFVSMLERGILPDSEREGRRKCVTGGGW
- the moaC gene encoding cyclic pyranopterin monophosphate synthase MoaC — protein: MKMVDVGDKPKTERVAVATARLRMLPATRERILAGKVEKGDVLAAARLAGIMAAKRTPDFVPLCHPIALAGVDVTLAPVDEGLEIRARVKTVDRTGVEMEALTAACAAALTVYDMCKSVDRGMVIEAVQLDHKSGGRSGTWEREEKAASPRPAAAPKSRRKTSRPRAAR
- a CDS encoding DUF3006 family protein; translation: MGAGVLLALGTSPVRVEVLEDTRAQVVRADGGQACTVERWRLPPGAREGDVVVDGRLDPERTEALRQEVARKRAALAVPLPPGLEL
- the trxB gene encoding thioredoxin-disulfide reductase gives rise to the protein MSAGGAVSQDKIQKVTIIGSGPAGYTAAIYAARANLEPVVFAGGPTLEHPQRVPGGQLMVTTDVENYPGFPEGITGPELMERFQKQAERFNTVIHMENITKVDFSQRPFLLESESGIQVRSETVIISTGATAKWLGVKGEDTYKNRGVSACATCDGAFYKKQDVLVVGGGDTAMEEATYLAKIVNHVTLIHRRDSLRASKVMQERALNNPKISFMWNSAVEEVVGNAKGMTGAVVRNLKTGDSQLVNAHGLFVAIGHTPNTELFQGILETHQGGYLKTIPGSTRTNIEGVFACGDVQDSYYRQAITAAGTGCMAAIDAERWLIEHGE
- a CDS encoding Crp/Fnr family transcriptional regulator; translation: MDAAVLKKVALFEGLTQGQLAKVARIAQSRTHTAGDFIFREGDTGQDMFILADGKVRISKSVPGIGEEALAILEPGQYFGEMAVIEDSPRSADAIAHSSCTVWVIERAKLDQLMFTDKDLAYVLLWTFVRTLSERLRETNEKIKGFFAISRF
- a CDS encoding NUDIX hydrolase, whose product is MASASESKVKPWPRLRRGLVHDFTVVQVREDVVADPRTNLEHGRVRLECADWVNVIAVTKQDELVMVRQFRFGIDAPTLEVPGGVIDPGEDPATAAVRELEEETGYRAGRLEPLGDVHPNPAFQSNRCFSYLALDCERVSDGNPDDGEDIAVELYPRADLPRLILEGHITHSLVVVAFFLERLRAEAKRQAAP
- a CDS encoding trans-sulfuration enzyme family protein → MKTKQKTVAVHAGSRLTGSKAVPVIPPIFPAAVNWFDSSDDLSDALDGKDYAYARISAPNAALLEEAVAALEGAEACVAYASGMAALRSLFDAQPWKAGDVLVMPTDGYGVTRALYKNLCARWGVELGPLNQTDADAPARIREWRPRLVLAESISNPLLRVPDIRALAEACRDAGAVFAVDATFPSPFGQRALELGADYAVQSTSKWLNGHSDALGGTVSGSKARIDPLRSARILSGDVLGPFEAWLTLRGLRTLPVRMKAHNEHAAHVAKRLSDSPLLERVIYPGLSSHPDHAVAARVLEGGFGPMVAFEIKGAGQKEGDRFLEALRVAKPGPSLGDVGTLVMHAASASARRMTPQERAQAGIRDSLIRVSVGLEDPDDVADDLLAAVAKGAGR